In Salvelinus namaycush isolate Seneca chromosome 37, SaNama_1.0, whole genome shotgun sequence, the following are encoded in one genomic region:
- the LOC120031595 gene encoding free fatty acid receptor 2-like, whose amino-acid sequence MVWVKSEVILSIYIITFLIGLPANILALYAFSVKIHNKPTPTDIFLLNLIVSDLLFLLFLPLKMYEAASGMQWYLPEFLCSITSYTFFSTIYTSSLLLMAVSVVRYLAVAFPITYRQLHKPFYSVVASTIIWLLTTAHCSIVFIIQHHPDLSQSNTSVFCYENFTEQQLAILLPVCLEFFVMLCLVPLMVCIFCYLRCIWILYMLPRISPGQKQKAIGMALGTLAVFLVCVFPYNFCHMLGFFTGRSPPWRYYTLLLSAFNTCLDPIIFYFSSSTFRITIKMSICKMLGLRQGQAAIQRESTIADIGQE is encoded by the exons ATGGTGTGGGTGAAAAGTGAGGTGATTCTGTCCATCTACATCATCACCTTCCTGATTGGCTTGCCTGCCAACATCCTGGCACTCTACGCCTTCAGCGTCAAGATCCACAACAAGCCCACTCCCACAGACATCTTCCTGCTCAACCTGATTGTGTCcgacctcctctttcttctcttcctgcCTCTCAAGATGTACGAGGCTGCCTCCGGCATGCAGTGGTACCTGCCCGAGTTCCTATGCTCCATAACTTCCTACACCTTCTTCTCCACTATCTACACCAGTTCTCTCCTGTTGATGGCTGTCAGTGTGGTCCGGTACCTGGCGGTTGCCTTCCCCATCACCTACCGCCAACTCCACAAACCTTTCTATTCTGTGGTGGCCAGCACAATCATCTGGCTTCTCACCACTGCCCACTGCAGCATCGTGTTCATCATCCAGCACCACCCGGACCTCTCCCAAAGCAACACCTCCGtctt CTGCTACGAGAACTTCACCGAACAACAGCTGGCCATCCTCCTCCCGGTGTGTCTGGAGTTCTTCGTCATGCTCTGCTTGGTTCCTCTCATGGTTTGCATCTTCTGCTACCTCCGCTGTATCTGGATCCTGTACATGCTCCCCAGGATCAGCCCGGGCCAGAAGCAGAAGGCCATCGGGATGGCGCTGGGTACTCTGGCCGTCTTCCTTGTGTGTGTCTTTCCCTACAACTTCTGCCATATGCTGGGTTTCTTCACAGGCCGCAGCCCCCCGTGGAGGTACTACACCCTTCTGCTCAGCGCCTTCAACACTTGCCTGGACCCTATCATCTTctacttctcctcctccaccttccgCATCACTATCAAGATGTCCATCTGCAAGATGCTGGGACTGCGACAGGGTCAGGCTGCGATCCAAAGGGAAAGCACAATAGCCGATATTGGCCAAGAGTAG